In the genome of Aedes aegypti strain LVP_AGWG chromosome 2, AaegL5.0 Primary Assembly, whole genome shotgun sequence, the window ttaaatgacatgaaaatccattcaaatgctcagaaacaacgagctacacacatggttaccaatggcttttagggcgagatcagaagttatgcgagaaatgtactacttgctgtaaaaatcatcattctgcaacttgttgcgtaaactattACCGAAGTAACGTTTTCAGCTGggtaacagtttattcagctaaaataTACTCATTTGAGCTGACTcggctactaatgttacttgggtatttCAATAAAATCGTAAACTTAAAGACAATCTGGACAAGTTCGGATATATGTTCAAATATGTTGGCCAAAACTGATCTAACTTGATTGCATTGTCTAACCACTCATTCCAGAATGTCACGCAAAGAGGCGCTCTCGCAGTTCATCAACCAGATTCACGGCCGCCCGGTAGTGGTCAAGCTGAACAGCGGAGTCGATTACCGTGGCGTGTTGGCTTGCCTCGATGGCTACATGAACATCGCCCTGGATCAGACGGAGGAGTACGTTAACGGTCAGCTGAAGAACAAATATGGCGACGCGTTCATTCGAGGCAACAACGTGCTGTACATTTCGACGCAGAAGCGGCGGGTTTAGTTAGGCGATGGGAAAACGGGGGACGTTCTTTCACGAATAATAAAagtttgtgtgtataaatttgattgtttatttttttatcttagCGGTTTAGTTACTGGGTACAAATCAACAGTATTTAAAGTAAGTCTTTCAGAATTGCTGCGCTCCGGCCACTGATAAACGATTGGGAACTATCGTTACACATAAAGTTAACATTATTATTCTTATGTACATTGTTTCTTGCAGTAAACTAATTTTCCTAGCCTAATTATTTGTCTATATCAATGAATTCCATCCAGTGGGGAGTAGCTCTTGTATTGGTAAAGATCAGGACCTCCATATCCGTAGAGGAGTTTTCCGCGTCCATTTTCATCGTAATAGGGGTATCTATATTTGGGCCTGAAAGAAACAAATGTTAGAAATGCATACGGtagataaggtaccgcggggcaagtgggtaaatggggtaagtgaaaataatttgtatattttactgaatgtGTGAATTGACATTTTAGACttatgcgtaaacctttgaggccattgagaagattacgataggtaagagatttccgagatttttcagccattattgcataatagagcgaaatattgttggcctgtcaactatcactctgtaacaagttggcggcgtccaaacttattttaatattttctgcgGAAAAAAATTGTGGACAATAATTTTCTGcaccacttctaagttgtccctTCGGACAGCTTTAAActacaataaaataaattagAATTAATTCaacatagacctaaaaataacttaattgaaacaccgtcaattttcttatcacgtggtgcaagtgaaaagtttctcattagagattgaattcgtgttttctctttaggtagctataagtatacaaggtttgtaattatcatagaacaacaaaACGTGCAGATAATTCAAGAATgactatactcaaagcgttaaaagctattatcatggccaaatcatggaacttctctaaaaaaagaTTGTCAAATATTGCtatattaatatgtttacttcgaaCAGCCGATTATAGGAAGACGTTGATTGTAATGTTCCAATATAAGTATATAtgtgtctatgtaaagctagttcagaACGTAAAAATGGGATATAAGTCTAttcacataaaaaagtttctaaatactttattaaaggattccgtttgatttctcccgaagagttatccgacgtcatatccaattttcttaaaaacaaataacgagcggtggaaggTGGGTAAGCGAAAAAACACTAtgagcgcgcgaaaatgaatcggacttcTCTGGCCTTCGCAAAGTACTCACGATCCCGAcctagaaagttgttcaaaaacaatttgaagAAACACTGTTTGCACATtatgttgaaaacaaacaaataccgtaatctggggtaacattgatcattttttttaaatatttattaaatatttggtttgaaaatgcaatatttttatattttaaaacaagtactgtcaCCCAAAGCTCGTGGCTATGTACTGTATATTGTTTTTAGAAAGATTTAAGCATCCtacgcggaatacgcctaaagctAGGCAATATCCTAAGGATATTCTAAATTCtcaacagtaattcgttaatgttgcttaattgaacattcttatgaaatttttgacaacAGAATCGTTTTCAGCGGTGCTATGTTTAGTGAgaaccacattttccttgctcaaaTCGCTTGCAGAGCTTGTATGAGCCTTGAAtattcggtagtgtcatccttaaccatcaaaatcgttgtttcaaaaagttgacaaatttacgcattaagtaaacgcaatttttgcaaaaatcttaattttcgtTAGCTCTTGCGTATGTATATGAAGGAGAAGCGCAATTCCTGCTTTGGAAATGtaccatcaataaatgatgatgcgaacgttttacgagatgagtgattccgatcaatgttaccccgctgatcaatgataccccggattacggtacggtCTTGATATGGATGTGTAAAATACCGAATAAACGAAAATGAATCTGTAATACTTCACCCTAGCTTAAAACTAACTTCAAATCAAACATAACGGTAAAAAGCTTCATATTGTATAGAGAGATAGTTATTTTGGCCTTGAAACTGTAAATCCAATTGAATTGTTTGTTATATACTATTCTATAtacaatattaatattaatttgCGCATCAACTATCCTCATACTAATACTAAGCAATATGCTACCCTATAAAAGTGAAGCCCCATCCTTGAATAAAGAGTCAGTCTTGTTAAACCTACCACCCAGTATACAACGAATCTGGTGCTAATCCGAAAACCCGCGTGTGGTGAAGTCCCCCCAGTGTCTGTGTCTGCCGTTTGTGCCAGTCTACCTTGAGCGTCGAAGGTCGGTCCGCGAATTTCATCGAGTGAATTCGGGGCCGGAAAAAGGTTACTGTGGTGTACAGGATGAAAACATTTAAATACTAGCGGATAATTAAtttgtgtaccgtaaaacggggtaactttgatagttttttttgaagaaaacttaaatatttatgcatgctgtttcaaaaaattacaatttatatttttaaaacaagtactgacattataggtatcgattgcacttgatagattgctaaaagatttattctgaatgaatatattatttttcatttaatcgaaagtcggttttctgttttgggataactttgataatggagtatgaatcgaacaaaattgaatgaactacgaacatttgtaggggattgcatacctctaggcgttcgttatatggaaatttctgacttagattacaaaaatggtcccagtttgtaaaaatgggtttcgctaagagatttgaaaccgaattcatgttctactataactagactgtcaaggataagtgaagagctcattatgactttatcaaatagtgatcgtagaacagattgtatgtaagcgttgcaaaaatgataaaatcttgtattttttaatatttgcatataattgctcaaatgcacttgattccattgaaaatagcattgacatgaagtgtcatactaatactttttacttttgcattcgttttgcttaactgattaacagaaacatCGTTATTTCgattaatatgttgtgggtctcgaactatcaaagttacccgcattatcaaagttaccccgttttacggtacttttattTACTTCAATACTTCCCGTATCGCCCcttcatttaatttatttatgttaaaACGCACTTGTTCACATCAGTAGCAAATCGGccctcaaacaaaaaaaaaataaagcaatcataactcaaaagaaatgtaaaacaattttttgcaattccgatgcaaatcaatcaacttttcattgagaagttgatcaacataacggcctacttttcctaccgaaacaaacagtgctgaaaagtactacttttcagcactcttttcggtgctgaaaagtagcacttttcagtactgttttggtatcAACCGAATAACCCAGCCTCTACATGCCATTTTGCTTGTTCTGCGCGAATGAGTCGAGGCGAGTTGTTCTCACCACGGGTGACGTGAGGCGactaatcaa includes:
- the LOC23687581 gene encoding U6 snRNA-associated Sm-like protein LSm6, encoding MSRKEALSQFINQIHGRPVVVKLNSGVDYRGVLACLDGYMNIALDQTEEYVNGQLKNKYGDAFIRGNNVLYISTQKRRV
- the LOC110675733 gene encoding uncharacterized protein LOC110675733, producing MNRIGAICLAVFAVLLSLITQTVESTIQPKAPNFQYFERPKYRYPYYDENGRGKLLYGYGGPDLYQYKSYSPLDGIH